In one Denitratisoma sp. genomic region, the following are encoded:
- a CDS encoding NADP oxidoreductase: protein MTKLKVATCSLAGCFGCHMSLLDIDEKLFELVKAVEFDRSPITDIKHCGPCDIGIVEGGVCNAENVHVLKEFRRNCRILVAMGACAITGGIPALRNNVDLWDCFQEVYHYGIGLEKGQIPNDPELPLPFDRVHPINEVVRIDYFLPGCPPPADAIWKFLTDLAAGREPKLDYDMLHYD from the coding sequence ATGACCAAGCTGAAAGTCGCCACCTGCTCGCTGGCCGGCTGCTTCGGCTGCCACATGTCGCTGCTCGACATCGACGAGAAGCTGTTCGAGCTGGTCAAGGCGGTCGAGTTCGACCGCTCGCCGATCACCGACATCAAGCACTGCGGGCCCTGCGACATCGGCATCGTCGAGGGCGGCGTCTGCAACGCCGAGAACGTGCACGTGCTGAAGGAATTCCGCAGGAACTGCCGCATCCTGGTGGCAATGGGCGCCTGCGCCATCACCGGCGGCATCCCGGCCCTGCGCAACAACGTCGACCTGTGGGACTGCTTCCAGGAGGTGTACCACTACGGCATCGGCCTGGAGAAGGGCCAGATCCCCAACGACCCCGAGCTGCCGCTGCCCTTCGACAGGGTGCACCCGATCAACGAGGTGGTGCGCATCGACTACTTCCTGCCCGGCTGCCCGCCGCCGGCCGACGCCATCTGGAAGTTCCTCACCGACCTCGCCGCCGGCCGCGAGCCGAAGCTCGACTACGACATGCTGCACTACGACTGA
- a CDS encoding Ni/Fe hydrogenase subunit alpha — MDTLETAAHPENLRRVVIEPVSRVEGHGKVTLLLDAEDRVHQVRLHIVEFRGFEKFIQGRPYWEVPVLVQRLCGICPVSHHLAASKALDIIVGAKQLTPTAEKMRRLMHLGQILQSHALHFFHLASPDLLFGFDADVAKRNIVGVAAVAPEVAKKGVLLRKYGQEIIRHTAGKRVHGTGSVPGGVNKNLSRAERAGLLGEIDTIVEWSREAVGIIQKLFADHAKLYESFGRFESNRLGLVRADGALDLYHGGLRATDAAGATLFDHADYQSYYELIHEEVKPWSYMKFPFIVAQGSEAGWYRVGPLARVAQCDFIPTELAEAERLAFKAFDGGAALSAPLGYHWARMIEMLHAAEGIKELLLDNDLSGGDLVVRGEPQLRGVGVIEAPRGTLIHHYRVNEDDQIVSANLIVSTTHNNQAMNEAVRQVARQHLDGRTLTEGLLNHIEVAIRAFDPCLSCATHALGKMPLELTLVDAGGETIGSLRRDGA, encoded by the coding sequence ATGGACACCCTCGAAACCGCCGCCCATCCCGAGAACCTGAGGCGGGTCGTCATCGAACCGGTGTCCCGCGTCGAGGGCCACGGCAAGGTGACGCTCCTGCTCGACGCCGAGGACCGCGTGCACCAGGTGCGGCTGCACATCGTCGAGTTCCGCGGCTTCGAGAAGTTCATCCAGGGGCGGCCCTACTGGGAAGTGCCGGTGCTGGTGCAGCGCCTGTGCGGCATCTGCCCGGTGTCGCACCACCTGGCGGCGTCGAAGGCGCTGGACATCATCGTCGGCGCGAAGCAGCTGACGCCCACCGCAGAGAAGATGCGCCGCCTGATGCACCTTGGCCAGATCCTGCAGTCGCATGCGCTGCACTTCTTCCACCTCGCCTCGCCCGACCTGCTGTTCGGCTTCGACGCCGACGTGGCGAAGCGCAACATCGTCGGCGTCGCCGCCGTCGCGCCGGAGGTGGCGAAGAAGGGCGTGCTGCTGCGCAAGTACGGCCAGGAGATCATCCGCCACACCGCCGGCAAGCGGGTGCATGGCACCGGCTCGGTGCCGGGCGGGGTGAACAAGAACCTGAGCCGCGCCGAGCGCGCCGGCCTGCTCGGCGAGATCGACACCATCGTCGAGTGGAGCCGCGAGGCGGTGGGCATCATCCAGAAGCTGTTCGCCGACCACGCGAAACTCTATGAATCCTTCGGCCGCTTCGAGTCGAACCGGCTCGGCCTGGTGCGCGCCGACGGCGCCCTCGACCTTTACCACGGCGGCCTGCGCGCCACCGATGCCGCCGGCGCCACGCTCTTCGACCATGCCGACTACCAGAGCTACTACGAGCTGATCCACGAGGAGGTGAAGCCCTGGTCCTACATGAAGTTTCCCTTCATCGTCGCGCAGGGCAGCGAGGCCGGCTGGTACCGCGTCGGTCCGCTGGCGCGGGTGGCGCAGTGCGACTTCATCCCGACCGAGCTGGCCGAGGCCGAGCGCCTCGCCTTCAAGGCCTTCGACGGCGGCGCGGCGCTGTCGGCGCCGCTCGGCTACCATTGGGCGCGCATGATCGAGATGCTGCACGCGGCCGAGGGCATCAAGGAGCTGCTGCTCGACAACGACCTCTCCGGCGGCGACCTCGTCGTGCGCGGCGAACCGCAGCTGCGCGGCGTCGGGGTCATCGAGGCGCCGCGCGGCACGCTGATCCACCACTACCGCGTCAACGAGGACGACCAGATCGTCAGCGCCAACCTGATCGTGTCGACCACCCACAACAACCAGGCGATGAACGAGGCGGTGCGCCAGGTGGCGCGCCAGCACCTCGACGGGCGCACGCTCACCGAAGGACTGCTCAACCACATCGAGGTGGCGATCCGCGCCTTCGATCCCTGCCTCTCCTGCGCCACGCACGCGCTGGGGAAAATGCCGCTGGAACTGACGCTGGTGGACGCCGGCGGGGAGACGATCGGCAGCCTGCGCCGGGACGGAGCCTGA
- a CDS encoding PAS domain-containing protein: protein MARKSFPLLALVIVGWTLTILASLAWTVYSEREQMLELARSEAQANFNKDITIRRWATTHGGVYVPITEKQKPVAFLSHIPQRDVVTADGQRLTLLNPASMLRQMMDEYAETYGVRGRITGLKYLNPGNAPDEWERVQLEAFVRGERQEAWAVGEIGGKPYLRYIQVMLMEEGCIKCHAVLGYTRVGEVRGGIGVSVPLEPYRNQYDEELRGLGLSHGGLWLIGMLGIGAVGRVLRQRRREHDRMVDELAEREERLKLALHGADLGLWDWHIPSGRVIFNERWAQMIGYRLDEIEPHVSSWGRLVHPDDMPRVREVLDAHLEGRTPFYETEHRMKAKSGAWVWVLDRGRVIGRDARGAPLRAVGTHLDITERKRTEETMRDFAAALEAKVNERTAELQRAYKELESFSYSISHDLRTPLRAINGYASVLEEDEKTLSPESRELLERIKVGAVRMGELIDDMLDFTRLGRSDFIVKEVLMTPLARGVVAELAEPYPDAEIVVGDLGKASCDPVMIRQAWINLIGNALKFSAGQAHPRIEIGCRDEEGRRIYFVRDNGVGFDGEHAGKLFGVFQRLHRAEDFAGTGIGLAVVKRIVERHGGRVWAESVAGQGATFFFTLGA, encoded by the coding sequence ATGGCAAGGAAGTCTTTTCCCCTGCTCGCCCTGGTCATCGTCGGCTGGACGCTGACGATCCTGGCCTCGCTCGCCTGGACTGTCTACAGCGAGCGCGAACAGATGCTGGAGCTGGCGCGCAGCGAGGCCCAGGCCAACTTCAACAAGGACATCACCATCCGCCGCTGGGCGACGACGCACGGCGGGGTCTACGTTCCCATCACCGAGAAGCAGAAGCCAGTGGCGTTCCTGTCGCACATCCCCCAGCGGGACGTGGTCACGGCGGACGGCCAGCGGCTGACCCTGCTCAACCCGGCCTCCATGCTGCGGCAGATGATGGACGAATATGCCGAAACCTACGGCGTCCGCGGCCGCATCACCGGACTGAAATACCTCAATCCGGGCAATGCACCGGACGAGTGGGAACGCGTCCAGCTGGAGGCCTTCGTGCGCGGCGAGCGGCAGGAGGCGTGGGCCGTCGGCGAGATCGGCGGCAAGCCCTATCTGCGCTACATCCAGGTGATGCTCATGGAGGAGGGCTGCATCAAGTGCCATGCCGTCCTTGGCTACACGCGCGTCGGCGAGGTGCGCGGCGGCATCGGCGTCAGCGTGCCGCTGGAACCCTATCGGAACCAGTACGACGAAGAGTTGCGGGGTCTCGGACTGTCGCATGGCGGCTTGTGGCTGATCGGCATGCTCGGCATCGGCGCGGTCGGCAGGGTGCTGCGCCAGCGCCGGCGCGAGCATGACCGCATGGTGGACGAGCTTGCCGAGCGGGAGGAGCGGCTGAAGCTGGCCCTGCACGGGGCCGACCTCGGCCTGTGGGACTGGCACATTCCGAGCGGCAGGGTGATCTTCAACGAGCGCTGGGCGCAGATGATCGGCTACCGGCTGGACGAGATCGAGCCGCACGTCAGCTCCTGGGGGCGGCTGGTTCATCCGGACGACATGCCGCGCGTGCGCGAGGTGCTCGATGCGCATCTGGAAGGCCGCACGCCTTTCTACGAGACCGAGCACCGCATGAAGGCGAAGAGCGGCGCCTGGGTCTGGGTGCTGGACCGCGGCCGGGTCATCGGGCGCGACGCCAGGGGAGCGCCGCTGCGCGCCGTCGGCACGCACCTGGACATCACCGAGCGCAAGCGGACCGAGGAAACCATGCGCGACTTCGCCGCCGCGCTGGAGGCGAAGGTGAACGAGCGCACCGCCGAGCTGCAGCGCGCCTACAAGGAGCTGGAGTCGTTTTCCTATTCGATCTCGCACGACCTGCGCACGCCGTTGCGGGCCATCAACGGCTACGCCTCGGTGCTGGAGGAGGACGAGAAGACGCTCAGCCCCGAGAGCCGCGAGCTGCTGGAGCGCATCAAGGTCGGCGCCGTGCGCATGGGCGAACTGATCGACGACATGCTCGACTTCACCCGTCTCGGGCGCAGCGACTTCATCGTCAAGGAGGTCCTGATGACGCCGCTGGCGCGCGGCGTCGTGGCCGAGCTGGCAGAGCCGTATCCGGACGCCGAGATCGTGGTGGGCGACCTGGGCAAGGCAAGCTGCGACCCCGTCATGATCCGGCAGGCGTGGATCAACCTGATCGGCAATGCCCTGAAATTCTCGGCCGGGCAGGCGCATCCGCGCATCGAGATCGGCTGCCGCGACGAGGAGGGCCGGCGCATCTATTTCGTGCGCGACAACGGCGTCGGCTTCGACGGGGAGCATGCCGGCAAGCTGTTCGGCGTCTTCCAGCGCCTGCACCGGGCGGAGGATTTCGCCGGCACCGGCATCGGCCTGGCCGTCGTCAAGCGCATCGTCGAGCGGCACGGCGGACGCGTCTGGGCGGAGAGCGTGGCCGGCCAGGGCGCGACGTTCTTCTTCACCCTGGGCGCATGA
- a CDS encoding hydrogenase maturation protease has translation MSTLLFAWGNPSRGDDALGPALLERIAAAQPGHPEWGAVDLLTDFQLQPEHALDLEGRDRVLFVDASVSCVPPHAFDRLQPARDFGYTTHAMKPEALLAVFRQVTGRAPPPAWLLTIRGHSFELGEPLSAEAGRHLASATGFVESLLSGEWQRFG, from the coding sequence ATGAGCACGCTGCTGTTCGCCTGGGGCAATCCGTCCCGCGGCGACGATGCGCTGGGGCCGGCGCTGCTCGAGCGCATCGCGGCGGCGCAGCCCGGCCATCCGGAATGGGGCGCAGTGGATCTGCTCACCGACTTCCAGTTGCAGCCCGAGCATGCCCTCGACCTCGAGGGCCGCGACCGCGTGCTCTTCGTCGATGCCAGCGTGTCCTGCGTGCCGCCGCATGCCTTCGACCGCCTGCAGCCGGCGCGGGATTTCGGCTATACCACCCATGCCATGAAGCCGGAGGCGCTGCTGGCGGTGTTCCGCCAGGTGACCGGCCGCGCCCCGCCGCCGGCCTGGCTGCTGACGATCCGCGGCCATTCCTTCGAACTGGGCGAGCCGCTCAGCGCGGAGGCAGGGAGGCACCTGGCGTCCGCCACCGGCTTTGTCGAATCCCTGCTTTCCGGCGAATGGCAGCGCTTTGGCTGA
- a CDS encoding nickel-dependent hydrogenase large subunit: MIVEGKLEFEVAWDGKQITGATVNSSRPVLACRVLEGKPAAQAVASVPLLFSICGRAQTVAAAAALEAAAGRPMSAAVDRLRELVVAAECAQEHLWRFLIDLPVLLGEPARSARFVVMHRRFDDLRQRAASGTAWWAEAGDLRDLRAWRVLAGDLADFLESELLGMTPARFLEMAGEEDIAAWLERGRGLAAPLLALLRDAAPVRKGKDEPALLTLPSAAALADGIASAIEASDGFAAAPVLGGAPAESGALAREARAPAVAAMLAGRGRSAGLRLFARLQELARLAGRMRDLSHGVNDAPWLRVAQAGSGAGLAAVETARGVLIHWTLVDGGQVARYRIVAPTEWNFHPQGAFVRGLAGIPARNEAEVRQAAALLAHALDPCVAYDLRVRHA, translated from the coding sequence ATGATCGTGGAAGGCAAGCTGGAGTTCGAAGTCGCCTGGGATGGCAAGCAGATTACCGGCGCGACGGTGAATTCGTCGCGCCCCGTCCTGGCCTGCCGGGTGCTGGAAGGGAAACCGGCTGCCCAGGCCGTGGCCAGCGTGCCGCTTCTCTTCAGCATCTGCGGACGGGCCCAGACCGTGGCCGCGGCCGCCGCGCTGGAAGCGGCGGCCGGCCGGCCGATGTCCGCCGCGGTCGACCGCCTGCGCGAACTCGTGGTGGCGGCGGAGTGCGCGCAGGAACATCTCTGGCGTTTCCTCATCGACTTGCCGGTGCTGCTCGGCGAGCCGGCGCGCAGCGCCCGCTTCGTCGTCATGCACCGGCGCTTCGACGATCTGCGCCAGCGTGCCGCCTCCGGCACGGCCTGGTGGGCGGAAGCGGGCGACCTGCGCGATCTGCGCGCCTGGCGCGTGCTGGCGGGCGACCTGGCGGACTTCCTCGAGAGCGAGCTGCTCGGCATGACGCCGGCGCGCTTCCTGGAAATGGCCGGTGAAGAGGACATCGCCGCCTGGCTCGAGCGTGGCCGGGGGCTGGCCGCACCGTTGCTGGCGCTCCTGCGCGATGCCGCGCCGGTGCGGAAGGGAAAGGACGAGCCCGCCCTCCTGACGCTGCCTTCCGCGGCGGCGCTGGCCGACGGGATCGCCTCGGCGATCGAAGCGTCCGACGGCTTTGCCGCGGCGCCGGTCCTGGGCGGCGCGCCGGCCGAAAGCGGGGCGCTGGCGCGCGAGGCCCGGGCGCCGGCGGTGGCCGCCATGCTGGCCGGCCGCGGCCGCAGCGCGGGACTGCGGCTGTTCGCGCGCCTGCAGGAACTGGCGCGGCTGGCCGGGCGCATGCGGGATCTCAGCCATGGCGTCAACGACGCGCCGTGGCTGCGCGTGGCGCAGGCCGGCAGCGGCGCCGGCCTGGCGGCGGTGGAGACGGCGCGCGGCGTATTGATCCACTGGACCCTGGTGGACGGCGGACAGGTGGCGCGCTACCGCATCGTGGCGCCGACGGAATGGAATTTCCACCCGCAGGGCGCCTTTGTGCGCGGCCTCGCCGGCATCCCGGCGCGCAACGAGGCCGAGGTGCGGCAGGCGGCGGCGCTGCTGGCGCATGCGCTGGACCCGTGCGTGGCCTACGATCTGAGAGTCAGGCATGCATGA
- the hypA gene encoding hydrogenase maturation nickel metallochaperone HypA, translating into MHEMSLAEGVLAIIEEQAAKSGFARVKTVWLEIGALSGVETEAMRFCFDAVTRGSVADGAALEIVAVPGTSWCMQCSASVPVAERYDPCPRCGGYQLQVQGGAEMRVKELEVE; encoded by the coding sequence ATGCATGAGATGAGCCTGGCGGAAGGCGTGCTCGCCATCATCGAGGAGCAGGCGGCGAAGTCCGGCTTCGCGCGCGTGAAGACGGTGTGGCTGGAGATCGGCGCGCTGTCCGGCGTCGAGACGGAGGCGATGCGCTTCTGCTTCGACGCGGTGACGCGCGGCAGCGTCGCCGACGGCGCGGCGCTGGAGATCGTCGCCGTGCCGGGCACCAGCTGGTGCATGCAATGCAGCGCGTCGGTGCCGGTGGCGGAACGCTACGACCCCTGTCCGCGCTGCGGCGGCTACCAGCTGCAGGTGCAGGGCGGCGCGGAGATGCGCGTCAAGGAATTGGAAGTCGAGTAA
- the hypB gene encoding hydrogenase nickel incorporation protein HypB has product MCTVCGCGQGETKIEGDHEHEHRHEDGTVHSHAHHHDGGHAHTHPHAPGGLSYAPRHHHHGHEHAHAPGLTPGRMVQIEQDILAKNNGYASANRKEWKERGLFAINLVSSPGSGKTTLLVESIKRLAGRHPLAVIEGDQQTSNDAERIRATGAQAIQVNTGKGCHLDAHMVGHAFERLDLKEGGLLLIENVGNLVCPAEFDLGEAHKVVILSVTEGEDKPLKYPNMFAASDLMLLTKTDLLPHLSFDVAKCVEYARRVNPKIEVLQVSAKSGEGMDGWLAWLEQGVASAKN; this is encoded by the coding sequence ATGTGCACAGTCTGCGGCTGCGGCCAGGGCGAAACGAAAATAGAGGGCGATCACGAACACGAGCATCGCCACGAAGACGGCACGGTGCATAGCCATGCCCACCACCACGACGGCGGGCATGCGCACACGCATCCGCATGCGCCGGGCGGCCTCAGCTACGCGCCGCGGCATCACCATCACGGCCACGAACATGCCCACGCGCCGGGGCTCACGCCCGGCCGCATGGTGCAGATCGAGCAGGACATCCTCGCCAAGAACAACGGCTACGCCAGCGCCAACCGCAAGGAATGGAAGGAACGCGGCCTGTTCGCCATCAACCTCGTTTCCAGCCCCGGCTCGGGCAAGACCACGCTGCTGGTCGAGTCCATCAAGCGGCTGGCCGGCCGCCATCCGCTGGCGGTGATCGAGGGCGACCAGCAGACCAGCAACGACGCCGAGCGCATCCGCGCCACCGGCGCCCAGGCCATCCAGGTGAACACCGGCAAGGGCTGCCATCTCGACGCGCACATGGTCGGCCACGCCTTCGAGCGGCTCGACCTGAAGGAAGGCGGCCTGCTGCTCATCGAGAACGTCGGCAACCTGGTCTGTCCGGCGGAGTTCGACCTCGGCGAGGCGCACAAGGTGGTTATCCTCTCCGTCACCGAGGGCGAGGACAAGCCGCTCAAGTACCCGAACATGTTCGCGGCGAGCGACCTCATGCTACTGACCAAGACGGACCTGCTGCCGCACCTCTCCTTCGACGTCGCCAAGTGCGTCGAGTACGCGCGTCGCGTGAACCCGAAGATCGAGGTGCTGCAGGTCTCGGCGAAGAGCGGCGAAGGCATGGACGGCTGGCTCGCCTGGCTGGAGCAGGGCGTGGCCTCCGCGAAGAACTGA
- the hypF gene encoding carbamoyltransferase HypF, with translation MSVAARAQSTVCRRIRVRGQVQGVGFRPFVYRLAQELNLAGWVRNDGEGVDIEAQGTVAAIEDFIARIEAEAPPLASVTSVKAEDAPLTDAQGFEIKVSRHGTANTAVTPDTSTCPDCLAELFDPASRRWRHAFINCTHCGPRYTVTRRLPYDRPHTSMAAFAMCPACRREYDDPADRRFHAQPNACPQCGPRLALRDAAGDPIAAADPIAETLARLQHGEIIAIKGLGGYHLACDATNAEAVARLRERKNREEKPFAVMFANAESVTPYAEVSEAERVLLASRERPVALLEKREGCDAALPGVAPGLGELGVLLPCTPIQFLLFHEAAGRPAGTEWLAVPQRLTLVMTSANPGGEPIVRDDAEALERLKGIADAYLLHDREIVARVDDSVVRAAQFIRRARGFTPQAIKLAKAGPSVLATGGFLKNTICLTRGDEAFLSQHIGDLDNAPTCRALEETAQRMMDLLEIEPELVAHDLHPDFHSTRFAADFARSRGLKAVAVQHHHAHIAAVAAEHRITGPLLGLALDGVGMGTDKGSWGGELLQVDNERFARLGHLRELALPGGDKAAREPWRMAAAALFALGRGSEIRERFPQQRAAGAVAMMLGGNAHTPPTSSCGRLFDAAAGLAGVREVAAFESQAAMLYESQAAQHGAVEPMRDGFVLGADGTLDLLPLLARLADERDAGFAAALFHATLAEALAAWVQRAAQESGIARVALGGGCFLNRILSEGVRRRLEANGFEALEARQAPPNDGGLSLGQAWVAMQM, from the coding sequence ATGTCCGTCGCCGCCCGCGCCCAATCCACCGTCTGCCGCCGCATCCGCGTGCGCGGACAGGTGCAGGGCGTCGGCTTCCGGCCCTTCGTCTATCGCCTGGCGCAGGAGTTGAACCTTGCCGGCTGGGTGCGCAACGACGGCGAGGGCGTGGACATCGAGGCGCAGGGCACCGTGGCGGCGATTGAGGATTTCATCGCGCGGATCGAGGCCGAAGCGCCGCCGTTGGCCAGCGTCACCTCGGTGAAAGCCGAGGACGCCCCGCTAACTGACGCGCAAGGCTTCGAAATAAAAGTCAGTCGCCACGGCACGGCGAACACCGCAGTGACGCCCGACACTTCCACCTGCCCGGACTGCCTCGCCGAGCTGTTCGATCCCGCCAGCCGCCGCTGGCGCCACGCCTTCATCAACTGCACGCACTGCGGCCCGCGCTACACCGTGACTCGGCGCCTGCCCTACGACCGCCCGCACACCAGCATGGCGGCCTTCGCCATGTGCCCGGCCTGCCGTCGCGAGTACGACGACCCGGCCGACCGCCGCTTCCATGCCCAACCGAACGCCTGCCCCCAATGCGGCCCGCGTCTCGCGTTGCGCGACGCGGCGGGCGATCCGATCGCGGCGGCAGACCCGATCGCCGAAACCCTGGCGCGCCTGCAGCACGGCGAGATTATTGCCATCAAGGGCCTCGGCGGCTACCACCTCGCCTGCGACGCGACCAATGCTGAAGCGGTGGCGCGCCTGCGCGAACGCAAGAACCGCGAGGAGAAGCCCTTCGCCGTGATGTTCGCGAATGCCGAATCCGTCACGCCCTACGCCGAGGTGAGCGAGGCCGAGCGCGTGCTGCTCGCGTCGCGCGAGCGGCCGGTGGCGCTGCTCGAGAAACGTGAAGGCTGCGACGCGGCGCTGCCGGGCGTTGCGCCGGGGCTGGGCGAACTCGGCGTCCTGCTGCCGTGCACGCCGATCCAGTTCCTGCTTTTCCACGAGGCGGCCGGCCGGCCGGCCGGCACGGAATGGCTCGCCGTTCCGCAGCGACTGACTTTGGTCATGACCAGCGCCAACCCCGGCGGCGAGCCCATCGTGCGCGACGACGCCGAGGCGCTGGAACGATTGAAAGGCATCGCCGACGCCTACCTCCTGCACGACCGCGAGATCGTCGCGCGGGTGGACGACAGCGTCGTGCGCGCAGCCCAGTTCATCCGCCGCGCGCGCGGCTTCACCCCGCAGGCGATCAAACTCGCCAAAGCCGGCCCCTCCGTCCTCGCCACCGGCGGCTTCCTCAAGAACACGATCTGCCTCACGCGCGGCGACGAGGCCTTTCTCTCGCAGCACATCGGCGATCTCGACAACGCGCCGACCTGCCGCGCGCTGGAGGAGACGGCGCAGCGCATGATGGACCTGCTGGAGATCGAGCCGGAACTCGTCGCCCACGACCTGCACCCGGACTTCCACAGTACGCGCTTTGCCGCGGATTTCGCGCGCAGCCGCGGCCTGAAGGCCGTCGCCGTGCAGCACCATCACGCCCACATCGCAGCGGTGGCGGCTGAACATCGCATCACGGGGCCGCTGCTCGGCCTGGCGCTTGACGGCGTCGGCATGGGCACCGACAAGGGAAGCTGGGGCGGCGAGCTGCTGCAGGTGGACAACGAGCGCTTCGCCCGCCTCGGTCACCTGCGCGAACTGGCGCTGCCGGGCGGCGACAAGGCGGCGCGCGAACCCTGGCGCATGGCCGCGGCGGCGCTCTTCGCGCTCGGGCGCGGCAGCGAGATCAGGGAAAGATTCCCGCAGCAGCGCGCCGCCGGCGCCGTCGCCATGATGCTCGGCGGCAACGCGCACACGCCGCCCACCTCGAGCTGCGGCCGGCTCTTCGATGCCGCGGCGGGGCTGGCCGGCGTGCGCGAGGTCGCCGCGTTCGAGAGCCAGGCGGCGATGCTCTACGAAAGTCAGGCTGCGCAACACGGCGCGGTGGAGCCGATGCGCGACGGCTTCGTCCTCGGCGCGGACGGCACGCTCGACCTGCTGCCGCTGCTGGCGCGGCTGGCCGACGAGCGCGACGCCGGCTTCGCTGCCGCGCTGTTCCACGCCACGCTGGCCGAGGCGCTGGCTGCGTGGGTGCAGCGCGCCGCCCAGGAAAGCGGCATTGCGCGCGTCGCCCTCGGCGGCGGCTGCTTCCTCAACCGGATACTCAGCGAAGGCGTGCGGCGCCGGCTGGAAGCCAATGGATTCGAAGCGCTGGAAGCGCGGCAGGCGCCGCCCAACGACGGCGGCCTAAGCCTCGGCCAGGCCTGGGTGGCGATGCAGATGTAG
- a CDS encoding HypC/HybG/HupF family hydrogenase formation chaperone: MCLAIPVKVVELREGDQAMVDVGGVRKEISLALVDGIAVGDYVILHVGYAIQKLDPEEAEKTLALFAELGENLGAAPA, encoded by the coding sequence ATGTGCCTCGCAATACCGGTGAAGGTGGTTGAACTGCGCGAAGGCGACCAGGCGATGGTCGACGTCGGCGGCGTGCGCAAGGAGATATCGCTGGCGCTGGTCGACGGCATCGCCGTCGGAGACTACGTCATCCTGCACGTCGGCTACGCCATCCAGAAGCTCGACCCGGAGGAGGCCGAGAAGACGCTGGCCCTTTTCGCCGAGCTCGGCGAAAACCTCGGAGCTGCGCCAGCGTGA
- the hypD gene encoding hydrogenase formation protein HypD codes for MKYINEFRDGKTARVIAAAIAAETRADRSYHIMEFCGGHTHAISRYGLSDLLPDNIRLIHGPGCPVCVLPIGRIDNAIDLALNRGVILATYGDCLRVPASGGLSLLKAKARGADVRMVYSSADALKLAQDHPEREVVFFAIGFETTTPPTAVAIVQAEKLGLKNFTVFCNHVLTPSAIANILESPEVRLHGTVPLDAFIGPAHVSTVIGSQPYEHFAEEYEKPVVIAGFEPLDVMQAILMLVRQLNEGRAEVENEFSRAVTREGNVKAQNLVAEVFELRKSFEWRGLNEVPYSALRIKAKYAAWDAERRFGIEYKSVADNKACECGAILRGLKRPQDCKLFGTVCTPENPMGSCMVSSEGACAAHYTYGRYKDAVTS; via the coding sequence GTGAAGTACATCAACGAATTCCGCGACGGCAAGACTGCGCGCGTCATCGCGGCGGCCATCGCTGCCGAGACGCGCGCCGACCGCAGCTACCACATCATGGAGTTCTGCGGCGGCCACACGCACGCCATCTCGCGCTACGGCCTCTCCGACCTGCTGCCGGACAACATCCGCCTCATCCACGGCCCCGGCTGCCCGGTCTGCGTGCTGCCCATCGGCCGCATCGACAACGCCATCGATCTCGCGCTCAACCGCGGCGTCATCCTCGCCACCTACGGCGATTGCCTGCGCGTGCCGGCCTCCGGCGGGCTCTCGCTGCTGAAGGCCAAAGCGCGCGGCGCAGACGTGCGCATGGTGTATTCCAGCGCCGACGCGCTGAAGCTGGCGCAGGACCACCCGGAGCGCGAAGTGGTGTTCTTCGCCATCGGCTTCGAGACCACCACGCCGCCGACGGCGGTGGCCATCGTGCAGGCGGAAAAGCTCGGCCTGAAGAATTTCACCGTGTTCTGCAACCACGTGCTGACGCCCTCGGCCATCGCCAACATCCTCGAGTCGCCGGAAGTCAGGCTGCACGGCACGGTGCCGCTCGACGCCTTCATCGGCCCGGCCCACGTGTCGACGGTGATCGGCAGCCAGCCCTACGAGCATTTCGCCGAGGAATACGAGAAGCCGGTGGTGATCGCCGGCTTCGAGCCGCTCGACGTCATGCAGGCCATCCTCATGCTGGTGCGGCAATTGAACGAGGGGCGCGCCGAGGTGGAGAACGAGTTCTCCCGCGCCGTCACGCGCGAGGGCAACGTCAAGGCGCAGAACCTGGTGGCCGAGGTGTTCGAGCTGAGAAAGAGCTTCGAATGGCGCGGCCTCAACGAAGTGCCCTACAGCGCGCTGCGCATCAAGGCGAAGTACGCGGCCTGGGACGCCGAGCGCCGCTTCGGCATCGAATACAAGTCGGTGGCCGACAACAAGGCCTGCGAGTGCGGCGCGATCCTGCGCGGCCTCAAGCGTCCGCAGGACTGCAAGTTGTTCGGCACGGTGTGCACGCCGGAGAACCCGATGGGCTCCTGCATGGTGAGCTCCGAAGGCGCCTGCGCGGCGCACTACACCTACGGCCGCTACAAGGACGCGGTGACCTCATGA